The following proteins are encoded in a genomic region of Brachypodium distachyon strain Bd21 chromosome 1, Brachypodium_distachyon_v3.0, whole genome shotgun sequence:
- the LOC100844703 gene encoding ferredoxin--NADP reductase, leaf isozyme 1, chloroplastic, which yields MAAVTAAAVSLRSSTTTPSCSSKAAAASPSHSHCGFPRTAAAGRRHGLRIRAQAVSTDASAPPEPVKEKKVSKKQEEGVVTNKYRPKEPYVGKCLLNTKITADDAPGETWHMVFATDGEVPYKEGQSIGVVADGLDKNGKPHKLRLYSIASSALGDFGDSKTVSLCVKRLVYTNDQGEVVKGVCSNFLCDLKPGADVNITGPVGKEMLMPKDPNATIIMLATGTGIAPFRSFLWKMFFEKYEDYKFNGLGWLFLGVPTSSSLLYKEEFGKMKAKAPENFRVDYAISREETNAEGQKMYIQTKMAEYKDELWELLKKDNTYVYMCGLKGMEKGIDEIMIPLAAKEGIDWLDYRKQLKKSEQWNVEVY from the exons atggccgccgtcaCGGCCGCCGCTGTCTCCCTCCGCTCCTCAACTACCACgccctcctgctcctccaaggccgccgccgcctcgccgtctCACTCCCACTGCGGCTTCCCAagaaccgccgccgctggccgccgccatggcctgCGAATCAGGGCGCAGGCGGTCTCCACGGACGCATCCGCGCCGCCGGAACCggtgaaggagaagaaggtgtCGAAGAAGCAGGAGGAAGGCGTGGTGACGAACAAGTACCGGCCCAAGGAGCCGTACGTGGGCAAGTGCCTGCTCAACACCAAGATCACGGCGGACGACGCGCCGGGGGAGACGTGGCACATGGTGTTCGCCACCGACGGCGAGGTGCCCTACAAGGAAGGCCAGTCCATCGGCGTCGTCGCCGACGGGCTCGACAAGAACGGCAAGCCCCACAAGCTCAGGCTCTACTCCATCGCCTCCAGCGCCCTCGGCGACTTCGGCGACTCAAAGACC GTCTCGCTGTGCGTCAAGCGGCTCGTTTACACCAACGATCAGGGGGAGGTCGTCAAGGGCGTCTGCTCCAATTTCTTAT GCGACCTGAAGCCTGGCGCTGATGTCAACATAACAGGACCTGTAGGCAAAGAAATGCTCATGCCCAAAGACCCTAATGCTACTATTATCATG CTTGCGACAGGGACCGGTATTGCGCCGTTCCGGTCTTTCTTGTGGAAGATGTTCTTTGAGAAGTATGAGGACTACAAG TTCAATGGCCTGGGATGGCTCTTCTTGGGAGTCCCAACCAGCAGTTCTTTGCTCTACAAGGAG GAGTTCGGCAAGATGAAGGCTAAGGCGCCGGAGAACTTCCGGGTCGACTACGCCATCAGCAGAGAGGAGACCAACGCCGAAGGGCAGAAGATGTACATTCAGACAAAGATGGCCGAGTACAAGGATGAGCTGTGGGAGCTTCTGAAGAAGGACAACACCTATGTCTACATGTGTGGACTAAAAGGCATGGAGAAGGGTATCGATGAAATCATGATACCATTGGCTGCAAAAGAAG GAATCGACTGGTTGGATTACAGGAAGCAACTGAAGAAGAGCGAGCAATGGAACGTCGAAGTCTACTAA
- the LOC100838352 gene encoding expansin-A17, with protein sequence MAMSDNPAIAMAAAAAAMMVLMAARLASANIPPSQWSPPATTGGYSTSVWIDGSATFYGDASGLGADFGGACGFSANDIASLYSTATAALSTPLFADGDGCGRCYELRCVKSPWCNPGSPSITVTGTNLCPPNWYLPNDDGGWCNPPRQHFDLAPPSFLRLAARVAGIVPVQFRRVPCQRTGGVRFYVTGNPYWLLLHIMNVGGAGDVCQVAVRMVGGNGGWITTSKNWGSTFQAFSALDKSKGLAVKLTTCGDPQQSIVVGDAIPSWWSTGLTYQGSNNFW encoded by the exons ATGGCGATGTCTGATAATCCGGCGatagccatggcggcggcggcggcggcgatgatggtGTTGATGGCGGCTCGGCTGGCGAGCGCCAACATACCTCCTTCCCAATGGTCGCCTCCTGCTACCACCGGCGGCTACTCCACGTCCGTCTGGATAGATGGCAGCGCCACCTTCTACGGCGACGCCTCTGGACTCGGCGCCGACTTCG GCGGAGCGTGCGGGTTCAGCGCCAACGACATCGCGTCGCTGTactcgacggcgacggcggcactGAGCACGCCATTGTTCGCAGACGGCGACGGGTGCGGGCGGTGCTATGAGCTGCGGTGCGTCAAGTCCCCCTGGTGCAACCCAGGGTCGCCGTCAATCACCGTCACGGGGACCAACCTCTGCCCGCCCAATTGGTACCTCCCCAACGACGACGGTGGCTGGTGCAACCCTCCCCGACAACACTTCGACTtggcgccgccgtccttcCTCCGGCTCGCCGCCAGGGTCGCCGGCATCGTGCCCGTGCAGTTCCGGCGGGTGCCGTGCCAGAGGACCGGCGGCGTCCGGTTCTACGTCACCGGGAACCCCTACTGGCTCCTGCTGCACATCATGAACGTTGGCGGCGCTGGTGATGTCTGCCAGGTCGCCGTCAGGATGgtcggcggcaatggcgggtGGATCACGACGTCCAAGAATTGGGGCAGCACGTTCCAGGCCTTCTCTGCGCTGGACAAGAGCAAGGGGCTCGCCGTTAAGCTAACGACTTGCGGCGACCCTCAGCaaagcatcgtcgtcggcgacgCCATTCCGTCGTGGTGGTCCACCGGACTCACCTACCAGGGATCAAACAACTTCTGGTGA
- the LOC100838654 gene encoding protein ASPARTIC PROTEASE IN GUARD CELL 1: MGRQARRRGSCASALTLVAWLLIILRLPAPASPAGGPATAGNVIARSAPNLIKYAQELAKKKAVRSGGRALIEKYLSSGSGDPGGQALTGIPAGAFDVAADGNSGGVYLSTMLHITYLQPEAYYAVRRALVSQIKSQEVNGSALFGGVFDLCYNLQAVAGLTFPKLTLVFDGSPTPTMELTTVNYFYKHTPTGLQCLTMRETPTDAPFSSILGSLLQTGTNMIYDIAGGSLTFEKGAASALSSQVPSSVMAMAPLYLAWVLLF, translated from the coding sequence ATGGGTCgccaagcaagaagaagaggttcTTGTGCTTCTGCCTTGACGCTGGTAGCTTGGCTTCTCATTATTCTccggctgccggcgccggcttcgccgGCGGGGGGCCCGGCCACGGCAGGAAATGTGATTGCCCGCTCGGCGCCGAACTTGATAAAGTATGCCCAAGAGTtggcgaagaagaaggcggtCAGGTCAGGCGGAAGAGCTCTGATCGAGAAGTATTTGTcctccggcagcggcgacccCGGCGGCCAGGCCCTGACCGGGATCCCGGCGGGGGCGTTCGATGTCGCGGCGGACGGCAACTCCGGAGGGGTTTACCTCAGCACAATGTTGCATATCACCTACCTCCAGCCGGAGGCCTACTACGCCGTGAGGCGGGCGCTGGTGAGCCAGATCAAGTCGCAGGAAGTCAACGGCTCGGCGCTGTTCGGCGGCGTCTTCGACCTGTGCTACAACCTGCAGGCCGTGGCCGGGTTGACGTTCCCGAAGCTGACGCTGGTGTTCGACggctcgccgacgccgacgatgGAGCTCACCACGGTGAACTACTTCTACAAGCACACCCCCACCGGGCTGCAGTGCCTGACCATGCGGGAGACGCCGACAGATGCACCGTTCAGCTCTATCCTCGGCAGCCTGCTGCAGACGGGCACCAACATGATCTACGACATTGCCGGCGGCTCGCTGACGTTCGAGAAgggcgcggcgtcggcgctcTCTTCGCAGGTGCCATCCTCGGTCATGGCGATGGCCCCTCTATACCTCGCGTGGGTGCTTCTCTTCTAG
- the LOC100838961 gene encoding WAT1-related protein At4g01440, whose translation MAVTGGGVVPVLVMVALNMVAAVMVTLVKVAMDGGMDPLVLVTLQQLTAALFLGPIAYFRESKSRPKMTLEIFAYLFVSAALGAALRQYMIFIALRYTTATFVAAFSNVAPVLTFLLAVATRSESLRLATTPGVSKLIGTLVSLGGAMVLTFYKGVPITHIQSAGFHPSSSSSSSSPAPAHGNAQWTLGTVAILGNCVCLSCWFLVHGRLSKKYPHVYSCNAFVSALSFLQVAAVGLVARRSLAAWTITSKFQILTVLYAGVVGCGVSFVLLTWCIEKRGPVFVAAFIPVVQIIVSIIDFTVLHEQLYLGSVLGSVFVIGGLYLLLWGKRQEALKQQQQQQAPKADQDDKEKQELQLQQVQVQQP comes from the exons ATGGCGGTGACGGGCGGCGGGGTGGTGCCGGTGTTGGTGATGGTGGCGCTGaacatggtggcggcggtgatggTGACGCTGGTGAAGGTGGCCATGgacggcggcatggacccgCTCGTGCTCGTCACGCTCCAGCAGCTCACCGCCGCCCTCTTCCTCGGCCCCATCGCATACTTCAGAGAgag CAAGTCGAGGCCCAAGATGACGCTCGAGATCTTCGCCTACCTCTTCGTCAGCGCCGCTCTCGg GGCTGCGTTGCGGCAGTACATGATCTTCATCGCGCTGAGGTACACGACGGCGACCTTCGTGGCGGCCTTCTCCAACGTGGCGCCCGTGCTCACCTTCCTCCTCGCGGTCGCCACGCGCTCCGAGTCGCTCCGCCTCGCCACCACGCCGGGCGTCTCCAAGCTCATCGGCACGCTCGTCTCcctcggcggcgccatggTGCTCACCTTCTACAAGGGCGTGCCCATCACCCACATCCAGTCCGCCGGCTTccatccttcttcttcttcttcttcttcttctccggcgccggcgcacgGGAACGCGCAGTGGACGCTGGGCACGGTGGCCATCCTGGGCAACTGCGTGTGCCTCTCCTGCTGGTTCCTCGTCCACGGCCGGCTCAGCAAGAAGTACCCGCATGTGTACTCCTGCAACGCCTTCGTGTCAGCGCTCAGCTTCCTCcaggtcgccgccgtcggcctcgTCGCCCGCCGCAGCCTCGCCGCCTGGACCATCACCAGCAAGTTCCAGATCCTCACCGTCCTCTACGCC GGCGTGGTCGGCTGCGGCGTGTCGTTCGTGCTGCTGACATGGTGCATCGAGAAGCGGGGCCCGGTGTTCGTCGCCGCCTTCATCCCCGTCGTGCAGATCATCGTCTCCATCATCGACTTCACCGTCCTCCATGAACAGCTCTACCTCGGAAG TGTGCTGGGATCAGTGTTTGTGATTGGCGGGCTGTATCTGCTGCTGTGGGGCAAGAGGCAGGAGGCCTTgaaacaacagcagcagcaacaggctCCAAAAGCTGATCAAGATGACAAGGAGAAGCAGGAATTGCAACTGCAGCAAGTGCAAGTGCAGCAGCCATGA
- the LOC104582267 gene encoding B3 domain-containing protein Os06g0107800 gives MALTAAARVSNSTGGEGGVSGSGNGVCGGVREHMFDKVVTPSDVGKLNRLVVPKHFAEAHFVVPGSGGGAALLRFEDGRGKGKAWCFRFSYWGSSQSYVMTKGWSGFVRDRRLAAGDTVSFSRAGHRLFIDCRRRGSASGGSMAAAAAEASRALDDVETTTTRRLMAGRRRVRLFGVDVEVTDEPLDLQLGLN, from the coding sequence ATGGcgttgacggcggcggcgcgtgtgAGCAACAGCACCGGCGGCGAAGGAGGGGTAAGCGGCAGCGGCAATGGCGTctgcggcggcgtgcgggAGCACATGTTCGACAAGGTGGTGACGCCGAGCGACGTGGGCAAGCTGAACCGGCTGGTGGTGCCGAAGCACTTCGCCGAGGCCCACTTCGTCGtccccggctccggcggcggcgctgccctGCTGCGGTTCGAGGACGGCCGCGGCAAGGGAAAGGCGTGGTGCTTCAGGTTCTCGTACTGGGGCAGCAGCCAGAGCTACGTGATGACGAAAGGATGGAGCGGCTTCGTCCGcgaccgccgcctcgccgccggcgacaccgtctccttctcccgcgccggccaccgccTCTTCATcgactgccgccgccgcggctcaGCTTCTGGTGGTTCGatggctgccgcggcggcggaggcttcGCGTGCGCTCGACGACGTCGAGACCACGACCACGCGGCGGTTAAtggccgggcggcggcgggtccgGCTGTTCGGCGTTGATGTCGAGGTCACAGACGAGCCGCTCGATCTGCAGCTCGGTTTGAACTAA